A window of Flammeovirga kamogawensis genomic DNA:
TAGTCTTCGTTACAGAGAATCTTCTTTGATAGTACATGTGTATACAGAAGAATTTGGGAGAAGAGATTACATCATAAAAGGAGCTTTTAGTAAAAAAAGTAATAAGGCATCATTTTATCAGCCCTTAAATTTATTAGCTATGGAGGTTTATGAGAACCCAACTAATAATTTAAATTTGGTAAAAGAAGTACAGGTAATAGAACCGTTATTATCTTTTAGAATTGTACCTCAGAAATCTATGATTCTTACTTTTGTTACAGAGTTTTTAGAAAAAGTTTTAAGAGATGATGAAGTTGGAAATAAAGAAATTTTTGAATTCTTATCTTATAGTTTAATTGAGTTAGACAAGCTAAAAGCGAATTGGAATTGCTTTACACTACAGTTTATGATGAGGTTAAGTAATTATTTAGGCTTTGGTATTGAAAATGGAGAAATGTTGATTCAAGAAACTGATGTGGCTGGTTATGAGGATCACTCAATTATCATGGCACTAAATCAACTTTTAAATACACCTTATGATTCAGCTCCTCAATTTCCACTTCAATTTAGAAGACAATTGATGGATATAATAATTAAATTTTATGCTTTGCAGATTCCAACTTTTGGAGAGTTGAAAACTTTACAGGTATTGAGAGAAATGGGTACAATATCTCAAAAGAGAAAAAGGTGAAGTTTGATTTACTCCACCTTTTGGACTGATTATATTAATCGTATATATATTTCTTTGTCTATTACCTGAGGAAGGCCATTAATATCATTTTGACTACTTAATTGAACATGAACGGTATAAGTACCAGTTTCTGTTAACTGTGTATTTATAAATTTCTTGAGGTTGATAATCACAGATTTTTGTTTTTCGATTGGAAAACTTAATCCTACTAAATCTATTTTTTCAATACTTTCTCCATCATCAGCAGCTCTTACAACATGCCCATTACATTTAATATCTAATACCTGTAAGTTATTAGCACTAGTAATTTTAAGAAAAATATTATCAAAATGACCTTTTTTACCAACAATTGTTTCGGCAATATCAATATTTAAACCCTTAACTTCAGGAAGAGTGTTGTCTTCATGTTCATCAAAATATGTCATTGCAAATTCTTCAGAATCAGGTTTATTAAAAGTATTTGAGTGTGTATTTATGAAATAAGCATTAAATGATAAAATGCCAATCATAGAAGTTACGATAAGGAAAGTTATTGATTTCATCATTAGAGAATTTAAAGTGTAAGTTCTCTACTATAGACGTTATCTAACTTCAATTCGTCAACAAATAGTTTAAATTTTAAGTTAATCTAACTTAATGATTGTTATTGTATTACGCCTCTACTTTTCGAGAAGATAAGAATAAACCAAGAAAAGTAAGGCACCCATTGAGTAATAATAGTTCATACCCAAATTTATATCCAT
This region includes:
- the recO gene encoding DNA repair protein RecO gives rise to the protein MIASTKGITLSSLRYRESSLIVHVYTEEFGRRDYIIKGAFSKKSNKASFYQPLNLLAMEVYENPTNNLNLVKEVQVIEPLLSFRIVPQKSMILTFVTEFLEKVLRDDEVGNKEIFEFLSYSLIELDKLKANWNCFTLQFMMRLSNYLGFGIENGEMLIQETDVAGYEDHSIIMALNQLLNTPYDSAPQFPLQFRRQLMDIIIKFYALQIPTFGELKTLQVLREMGTISQKRKR